One window from the genome of Nicotiana sylvestris chromosome 9, ASM39365v2, whole genome shotgun sequence encodes:
- the LOC104240330 gene encoding inactive protein RESTRICTED TEV MOVEMENT 2-like encodes MNSKGASAATPTQIYEDFVPTSKLVQEELSDTLHLNIPGFKKEQVRVQLTKTGILKISGERPIRQNKRQRFQKDFPVAENCDKSKISAKFENGILHVKQPKLITSTLKKDKELPASEAENTPAKRQKTSLRDELTRQDNADINNPAKEPAKEEQNNPAKEPAKEEQNNTSPKTSEQTEGRNIGEKSLADKSSSSSSYSESESDESSDDSTDDETTGNASCLAANPKKPRKMMKMTLVALLILGSGVYVANMMKSANEAEEMDLVFM; translated from the exons ATGAATTCAAAGGGAGCTTCAGCTGCTACACCAACTCAAATATATGAAGATTTTGTGCCAACATCAAAACTGGTTCAAGAAGAACTCTCTGACACTCTTCACCTTAATATTCCAG GTTTCAAGAAGGAACAGGTGAGGGTTCAACTGACCAAAACGGGAATTCTGAAGATCAGCGGAGAAAGGCCGATTAGGCAGAACAAACGGCAGAGGTTTCAGAAGGACTTTCCTGTTGCAGAAAATTGTGACAAAAGTAAAATCAGTGCAAAGTTTGAAAATGGCATTCTTCATGTTAAACAGCCGAAACTGATAACTTCAACACTGAAAAAGGATAAGGAATTGCCAGCCTCAGAAGCTGAGAATACGCCTGCTAAAAGACAGAAGACCTCTTTAAGAGATGAACTTACTAGGCAGGATAATGCTGATATTAATAACCCTGCGAAAGAGCCAGCAAAAGAAGAACAAAACAACCCTGCGAAAGAGCCAGCAAAAGAAGAACAAAACAACACTAGTCCTAAAACCAGTGAGCAAACAGAGGGTAGAAATATTGGAGAAAAATCACTAGCAGATAAAAGTAGTTCAAGTAGTTCTTACAGTGAATCTGAAAGTGATGAATCGTCTGATGATTCGACGGATGATGAAACAACCGGAAACGCTAGCTGTTTGGCTGCAAACCCGAAGAAGCCAaggaaaatgatgaaaatgacTCTTGTTGCTCTGTTGATTCTTGGTAGTGGGGTCTATGTCGCCAACATGATGAAGTCTGCGAACGAAGCTGAAGAAATGGATCTAGTTTTTATGTAG
- the LOC104240331 gene encoding kirola-like produces the protein MGVKGKLIASLEVKSGGHSVQDIFHINTHHIPNISPSKINYFEIHEGEIIKVGSIVSWKYNEDGKEKIVKEVIEAFDHEKKSITWKVIEGDLLELYNYFTVITSSEDQWTTWTLVYEKKTEDTPEPLAFMGVVLDLTKDIDVHLLKK, from the exons ATGGGTGTGAAGGGCAAGTTGATTGCTTCATTAGAGGTGAAGAGTGGAGGACACTCTGTTCAGGATATTTTTCATATTAATACTCATCATATACCCAATATAAGCCCTAGTAAGATCAATTATTTTGAGATTCATGAAGGTGAAATCATAAAGGTTGGTTCGATCGTTAGCTGGAAATACAACGAGG ATGGAAAAGAAAAGATTGTTAAGGAAGTGATTGAAGCCTTCGATCATGAGAAGAAATCAATCACTTGGAAAGTGATTGAAGGAGATTTGTTAGAGTTGTATAATTACTTCACTGTTATCACATCCAGTGAAGATCAGTGGACTACATGGACATTAGTGTACGAGAAGAAAACTGAAGACACCCCTGAGCCCCTCGCTTTCATGGGTGTAGTCCTTGATTTGACCAAAGATATAGATGTCCACCTTCTCAAGAAATAA